AAATAAAAATGGGCCCAGATCCAGTTTACTCATGGCTACGACACGACATATGAATTCAAGCGTAGAGGATCAAATCCTCACTCTTCCTTTCCATATCTGACTCATCCGTGACACATTCATTCTCCCCCATGTCTATACTCATCCCTAGAAAAAAAAATACCAATTCTGCGTTTTCGAATCCTGTCATGGCCACGGTTCGGGTAGGGTAAAAATCGAACTAAATCAGAATTGAAATTTATATGGTTCCTTATTTTTACAACAGAAACGAATAGAAATTCAATCTGAACCGTCTAGAATCAAATTGAAACCACTAATTTTAGAAAAAAAATTATAGTTTTGGGCTcggttccaaaaattgaaaaactGTAAACTGTTAGTTCTAAATCAGAACCAGATCGAGCTGGACCGTGACGTGTCTAATACTTAAGTATCTTTGTTCCGATCGAATCGATTGGTTTGAGTGAAATAGATTGGATTAGTAGTATATAACCAAAAAAACTAACGTAATAAAATTTTGGTACTCAATAACTTTATCCCATAATAAAATGTTGGGATAATAATATTATGCTGAATTTTATTCTTCTTCCATCTTAAGCTGAGTCAACAACACTTGTGTATGGTTTATCATTTAATCGCCGTCAACAGAGAACACTCGTTTTTTCCTCTGACGTGTCCCAATAATCTCTATCTTTAACCATCAAATCCTTGCCACCTCGGCTTAGATTTTCCTTTTCTTATAGCACTTTTCCTAAAATAAAATTGAACTATATAACTTTATTGAATTTAAGTCATATTGCAACTTCCAAATTCTACAATCAATCATATCCCTAATTCTGAATGAATAGTATAATTTAATTGTATTTTCCTATAATAACAatgttttcatattttaactttaatatatatatatatacacacattgaaGTTTAAAATTTATACAATCTATAATATATTATTGATCAATATTTCACTCATacttaattatcaaaaaaaaaaaatcatacttATAAAAGTGTAGAACATATAATAATTTATTTCAGGAAAAAAAAATCCTATAGGAGTAATAATTTCGTTAACTTAACTTTAATTATGGAAATAAAATGGGATTTCTTCAATGAACAactgttaaaaattaatattaaaataatacaatACACATTTGTCTTGTCGCCTAGCTCATTTTTTCGGCTTTAAAACCCCAACCACCCGCCTCCCAAACCTCCTCCGCCATTTTCATCTCAATTCaacaactctctctctctctctcttaaaacGTCTGTCAGTGACATTTTCTCTTAATTTAATTAAACCCATTTTATTTTTATCTATAGTCATGGAGATTCCGGTAATAAACAGAATATCAGCCGATTTTGATATCGGCATTAACTCTCTGCAAAACCCAAACTTCCTCTCCCAGATTTTAGCTGTTTCTGGCTCTGGAATTGATCATATATACCGTCAAAGATACACTTTTGTAACTTGGGGCGCTTTAATTATTGCTCTATTGGCTTCATTCACCACAATTATCAATAGATTTCAACTCTTGATAATCAAATTCAGATCACGTCATAAATCTTTATATCACCAGCCTCTATTAAACGGCGACGACTTCGATGACGATGACTCAGATTCCGACGAATCATTCTCGTCTGacgaagaagaggaagaagaagaagaagacgatGAAGAGGAAGAAGACGAAGAAATTTTTGGTACTAGAGGGCAAAATAGTAATTCGTCAATTAGACGACGTCGTAATGGCAAGAGCGTGATGAAGTTTTGGGACAACTTGGGTTTCAATTTCTCGTCAGATAACTTAATCGCGCTATACGATTCCGTCACTTTTAACGGCTTTACGACGGCGTTGGATTCGGATAACGTTGTATTGACGGCTACTAATGCTTCCAGTTCGAGCGGAGGTTGCGTGTCGTTCAAAGCTTGGGACACGCGCGTCGGTTGTAAGATACCTTCGATACTCGCGGAATGGAGGccgatgaagaagaatttgcttgagAAAGTGAACAACGTCGGGCTTTGTGGGGCCTACAACTTTTGCATCACCGATGATGTCAAGTCGGCGGTGGTCGGTGACATTAGGAATGTCAGCTCCCCGTTAGCCGACTTGACGGAGGCTGATGAGAGGTGGTGGGACGCTGCTAGTGTCGTTGATGGTTCCGAGTCGGTTGGTACGACGAGGTTATGTTATTAAAATAAGTTCATCAGGACAAATTTGTAAATAATTAGCCTTGAATTAATTAAATTGAAATTGAAACCTATTGTTTCATGATGCCAATTCATTTTCTTTTATTAATTGTGTTTGGGGTCGCTTACAATTAATACATCGAAGAAGCTGAATTTGGTTTCTTTATTAATAACTCACTTCTGTATGATTAAAGATAACAATCCGAAACAAGATCGCGACTTGACGAAACGAAAAAAGGACGTAAGTATTTATCTAATCCAAAAATGAATATTGTAGAATTAAAATACTTCAAGATGACAAAATGACACTACAGGTTCCAATTTTCGAAGAAAATATTCTTTCCGTCTCAAAATAGAtgtaatttttttaatataaattacatataaaaatttatatttattttgggacggaggtagtatttaCAAGGTTTTTATTTTTTAATTGCCACGAAATTCAATCACGAAGTGAGGTCTGAAAATCTAAAGAAGAATTCCAGCAATGTTGTTTGTGTAATTACTGATTTTAGTAGGTTTTAAGTAAGACCAAATAGTCTAAAAACTTttcttaaaataaaaataattttactaTGTAAGCAATAAGCTAGAACCATGAGATTCATGTTTATTCTATTTCACTCCACCAGACCACCTAAAACTTAGACACGAGTTAAAAAGCAGCATCGACATTCACATTTAATTCATGTTGGTTGGAAAAAAATAATCCTTTGTTTGGCCCTTTAACTTGAAATATGATGCAATTGCACCCTTTGTTTTTACTTTTGTCTATTCCAATCCTCAGTCATGATATActctatcaaactgagtttagaaGCTGCTGGATTGATTCGAATTTGTTCCATAGCAGTACTTCAACAATCAAATGTACACATAAAAGATGATGAATATCTGAACTACGAGATTGAATTTGATAACTTTGTGTTGGGCCTTTACTCGGAATTGAGAATGACATATGGTCAATCTAAAACTAAAGGACTGAAGTGACTGTTTCTATAAAGAACAAGGTTTACTACTAAAGGAACTAAGAACGGGTTTTTCTGTTCTTAACGAATTTTGATTACTTAGTCTTAGTTCAAAAGAAATGAACTTCACGTGTTGAaatatgtatgtacgtatgtaccACTTTGACGTCCATGTATATCTCATTATCTTTAACAAAAATGAACCGTTTCAAACTATAAGGTTGGAAAACAAAATCAAAATAACTTTCTTTAACCTTCGATAAATTTACTAAAATGACATGATAATGACCTTTTAAATCAAAAAATGCCAATGAATTTGTTATTTTAGAAGAAAAAAACGACAGAACGTAGAAAGCTACGTTCTTTTCGTAAATTTACCTTCAATTATGTTTAATCATTGACCTTTAATTATGTTGTATATATACTTTAACTAATTAAATTAGAATTAGACTTTTAGTTATTTTATATTAGGGAAAAATTTGCGTCCTGCGTTAGCAAGTTTGCCCCCAACTAACAATCAATAAAATGGACATGcggtaattttgaattattttattttttacttttaagGATGTGTTTCGCGTAGAATATATTTTATGATAtgtttgataataattttaatataatattataagaagataaaaatataatatacatatattttatattatcatatgACTTAAGATGGATCGATAAATTTTTAGAAAAAATATTATACAATTTATTATTCACCTAACacatttttaaatataaaattaaaaattatcacgtgttaaacttttatcaGTCGTAGTATAACCAACTAATGCATGATATACTACGTTTTTGCCTTTGTTTAATTAGTCTTTCTTTTTCTAATTTCATGGACAAGTGATGGATTTCGAAAGCCATATATTTTATAGCTTGATTCGAATCGAGTCGATCCAAAGGGATAAAGCTCTTCCAATAATTTTTGCATTCCCAATATTCTAAATGGAGACTTGTGATTAAAGGAATCACACATCGAAAGATTGAAGTTTGAACTAATTACTTCATTGATTTCGTTTTTCTCATCTAACTTGTACAGAAGATCAGCACCATATATAAGATTATTTTAAGTAAAGAAAAGATAATTGCAAATCAGATAAGATACTCTTCTCATTTCGAATTTAATTTGCAAGCTAAATTAACATGAATTATATTGGACAGGTTTAAATACACATCCCTTTGTCTAACCACACACTTATTAACTGTAACGGACTTTTTTaacttttttatttttaaaaaacacGCCAATCCCTTCCTCTAGATCCAGTCTTCCTATTCTCCAATTCCGATCGATAAACACCACGTAACTTCCACGGTCAATTACACACTCGCTGCATCTTTCAGAATTTCATCGACACGAGTACGACAACGGAATTTTGAACTCCATCGATACGATAACAACTCTTCCGATATAAGTGTGCGCAAACTTCAACTCTTTTTTTTCCCCTTATTTAAACCATGTTATGTACTTTTAAAGCTTTTACGatctctaaaaattttgtttttaaagcAAGAGTTTGAATGACTTCTATAACTAGTTCTCTTATTGTTTTCCTCAAAGTTTCTCTCTGTATCTCCCTTCGTCCTCTAATAAACCCAGAGGCAAAACAAAAGCATGGGATTTGCCTTCTGTTCTCATCAGTGGAAGAGAGGAAGGAAGAAGAAAACATTCGATTTAATAAAAGGACTTATTTATTTCTCTAAAAGGTACAATGATTAACTTCAAAAAGAAAAGTAGAAGGGTATTTTTTTTGGGTGTGTTATTTTTGTACAATTGAATCTTAGAGGTGAACATAAAAAATTCTTCTCGAAAATACCGTTTTTGATACGAGCTAATTgtcattaattaaataaaaaagaaaaaaaaatcttatCCCGAAAATATTATTCTCGAAACCAACTAATTAATTATCTCAACATCCTAATTAATAAATACTTGTCTCCAAAATGACATTTTCGGGACGAATATAAATGTTCACATCCCGCCAAAAATACAATAAAAAGtttatgttttaatatttatacatgcatTTATAATTTCCTGATTTTTTTTAATGGGACCTCATATCATAAGTATTGAAAGCTAATGTATTCCTCAAAATGCAGACAGGTTAGATCAGGACATTTTGCAGACAAAACCATGTAGCCAATAATTAAAAATCACAAGTTTACATTGTCAAGAAATTAATATCACTAGTTTACAATGTCATTTATTTAGCAAATGAAGTGTTGATACATTAAACTTGACATCCTTGTGAATCGGTCATGTTTGATCGTAATCATCAAACGAGGCGGCTGATGGACGATATAAATAGCGCAAGCTTCTACAAAAATTCTATATCCCACATTGAAATGCTACTAAATATATATACGTAGGAGAAGATAATTTGAACTTTTTTTTTCATCCAATTATAATAAAAAAGAAAGGTAAAAGAGTCAGTTCCACTTAATAAGTATAAGATTAGATTAAGAGGATGCGTATTTTAGACCAACCATTTATATCTACTAATAAAGAGTGGCTAAGGAGTTAGGTGGGTTTAGATTTGAAGATTAATACACACTCTTGGTGTTAATTTCACCctcataaaaagaaaaagaaaatatatattcaTACTTTCCTTACACTACAAAATATATACCAGTATACAGTTAAATATTCCACGGAATTCCTAAAACCATTTTCATGTGAGGGTGATTTTTCTCTTGCCATTAGGGTTAATCTTGAGCAGTGTCTCGTCTCTGGGTTGTAAGTCTAATGAGAGAACCAATTTTTTATGGTTTACCCAAGGGGAGCTAGTTTTATGTAATATAAGTTTCTCATTAGACAACTGATAAGCTATGTTTGTTCCACCACCTAATTATTAAATGAAGCTTTCACACTTTAATCAACTAATTAAAAtggctattaaaaatatatattaatgaatCAAAATAATTGTGTATAAAGTTATCTCCGTCAACTAACACATCATCCCAAAAAAGACGATTTCGTTTTAATTATTAGCAACGTCTTTTTTTATTCCCCATGAACTTAGAAATTAATGGTTTAGTTGGAGTTTTGAAATTTTGTTCATTATTCACTTGTTCCAAATTGTATCCACGTACATCATCCACAACCGTTGACGACCTATATACTAATTTTGTCTCATGATGTTTAAGATTTTTAATTAAATTCATTatcatgaacatatatttagtgaaattttttaattaaatatatgaaaaatTTTAAGTTTAAGATAAAtgtgatattgaaaataataaagagAATAATAGTAGTATGTATTAGTAAAAGAGACGTTCTTTTATtctgaaaaggaaaaaaaataaaaaatttaccgTGGTTCCTTCTGACTTCTGAGACTGTTCATGAATCGCAATTAATGGTTGTCCAAAACCAAAACAAGCAAAAATCATGCAATGTCGAAGACTTTAACGGGACCAAAATTAGTGGATTAATTCCGGAATTAGATTCTAAATTTTGCTATTCCTAAAAGCAATGTAAATAAATCAGTTGTCAGCAACTAATTACAGTAATAAGATTTCTTCAAGTAAAAGAATGTATTATCGACTGTTTTACTTATTGTGATTACCGTTGATATAGCATGGATTATTAGATACCACGGAACGATTAAGTAAAGCCCAAGATGGTTCGGAGCCGAAAGTCCATCGGCCCAATTTCAAAGGGTCGAAACGAGACAACAAATCGAGTGGAGTGACAATATATGTGAAAGCAGTGAGCTGTTGGCATTCAACATGATCGGACCGTTACGGTCCATTAGACTCATTGTGATGTCTCCATTGTTCCATTTCATAAACATCTCCTGACACGTAACCTCCCCTTAATTACAAACTTACGAGCTAAACAAGACCCTCCTATAAATAGATAGGATCATGGACATAATTACTAACCCTAAATTATCCTTACTATATTACACAGTCACGTGGTATAGCCAAGAGTATATCTTGTAGTCTCTACTTTTTCTTGTAATTCATATTCTTGCTACCTCTAAGAGGCTTTGAGATCATCAACTGTGATGAGCTTTATAGAAGATGCGAGATTCCTCGTAAAATCAATTAAAATATGAGGTTTTTTCGGTGGTCTAGTATATATAAATTCAATCATTTGGGCTCAGATAAAAGGCCCATTAGCACTAACCTTGGTTGAAAGATGGCTTAGAAGTTTGATCCAGCTTTAAGAGACTGGCCCACTAATAATTTTGTCTAGTGTATAGGAGTAATTTTTTTCATCTTCAATCGAACCAATAGTAGGGGGCTGCTAACGTACGAAGACGGAATTCAAGACATTGTTTTCGCAGAAGCTTCAGCTTTATTGATGGGAGTTTTTCTAGCTCGTTCAAGAGGATACCCAAATTAAATGTCATTTTTAAATCGGATGTTTAGATGATCATCGAGGCATTAAATGGTTATGGCATTTATTTATTTTCATGTAGGGAACTAATTTGTAGAATCAAAACACTATGTTCTACTTTTGCTTCTTGCACTTATACGTTCCAAAAAGAGGCAATTATTTAGGTCATCGCACTGCTAACTTAAGAAGCAACGAGCAAAGGATGATTGCCATTTTTTTTTTAATGGTGTATCCTTCTTCAACAAGTAATGAAAAGCTTCCCGTTACTcttaaaagaagaaaagaaaagtaGGGTGCTGCTAAACGTGAGGAAAAAAAATGTCAAGAAAGTATACAAAGTCCACATTAGCCTTCAGTAAAACTATATGATAAATAGTAGTATTAGTTAAAGTAAATGTTGAAAGGATAATTTTGTTTTTGTCGATAAAAATATTTGAGCAAATTTTTTGACCTTTTTTTAGAATGCCCCTAATTTATTCCCCATAAACAAACTTTGACAATCAATATTATTCTCTAAAAAAAACATTGACCAATCAGGAAGTCACGTTCATTAGGCTTCTTGCCCCCCAGTGTGAATCATTTTGCTTTTCATTAGAATTCCGTTGGTAATGTTTGAATGTGTATTTTTTATTGGAG
The window above is part of the Rutidosis leptorrhynchoides isolate AG116_Rl617_1_P2 unplaced genomic scaffold, CSIRO_AGI_Rlap_v1 contig94, whole genome shotgun sequence genome. Proteins encoded here:
- the LOC139885302 gene encoding uncharacterized protein, with the translated sequence MEIPVINRISADFDIGINSLQNPNFLSQILAVSGSGIDHIYRQRYTFVTWGALIIALLASFTTIINRFQLLIIKFRSRHKSLYHQPLLNGDDFDDDDSDSDESFSSDEEEEEEEEDDEEEEDEEIFGTRGQNSNSSIRRRRNGKSVMKFWDNLGFNFSSDNLIALYDSVTFNGFTTALDSDNVVLTATNASSSSGGCVSFKAWDTRVGCKIPSILAEWRPMKKNLLEKVNNVGLCGAYNFCITDDVKSAVVGDIRNVSSPLADLTEADERWWDAASVVDGSESVVMIYSIKLSLEAAGLIRICSIAVLQQSNVHIKDDEYLNYEIEFDNFVLGLYSELRMTYGQSKTKGLK